One window from the genome of Pirellulales bacterium encodes:
- a CDS encoding sugar phosphate nucleotidyltransferase, producing the protein MKGVIGTVRLSAESMGAQGCRTDQEDDRLEMNPQGHFKKGIILAQSAGTRLYPVTAGISKSLVPIYDKPMIYYPLSVLILAGVREVLIVSTFDDIRSLERLLGDGSKLGMRIEYAAKAIDQVNILPIGRRFLRDENVAVILADQLLYGYRFELALLQAVLRPAGATIFTKGLIDPRHYDIVEFGPTGQPTRVAPNPEEARGNAAIVGFYLFDRHVGSITADLRSRRDDQVTFSDIAGAYLERGNLHVVQLDIASAWFDIGTHEVQMSASVFVEMIQNELGRSIGCIEEAAYLRKLITAERLLELSAVGGNDYCRYLRRIARCATPQSRDS; encoded by the coding sequence ATGAAAGGCGTCATCGGCACCGTCCGCTTATCAGCCGAAAGTATGGGCGCCCAGGGATGTCGGACGGACCAGGAAGACGATCGACTTGAAATGAATCCTCAAGGACATTTCAAAAAGGGAATCATTCTTGCGCAAAGCGCAGGGACGCGCCTATATCCCGTGACGGCGGGCATCAGCAAGTCGCTGGTGCCAATCTACGACAAGCCCATGATCTACTATCCACTGTCGGTCCTGATCTTGGCCGGAGTTCGCGAAGTTCTGATCGTCTCCACCTTCGATGACATACGCAGTTTGGAGCGGTTGCTAGGCGACGGCTCGAAACTAGGCATGCGGATCGAATACGCGGCTAAAGCAATCGATCAGGTGAACATCCTGCCGATCGGCCGGCGATTCTTGCGGGATGAGAATGTGGCGGTGATCCTGGCTGACCAACTGCTGTATGGATACCGCTTCGAATTGGCTCTGCTGCAAGCGGTGTTGCGTCCGGCCGGAGCGACGATATTCACGAAGGGGTTGATCGATCCTCGGCACTATGACATCGTCGAGTTTGGGCCGACCGGCCAGCCCACCAGGGTCGCGCCAAATCCTGAGGAGGCGCGCGGAAATGCGGCGATTGTAGGCTTCTACCTATTCGACCGGCACGTGGGATCGATCACGGCGGATCTACGTTCGCGGCGCGATGATCAGGTCACATTCTCCGATATTGCCGGCGCTTATCTCGAACGAGGAAACCTGCATGTCGTGCAACTCGATATCGCATCGGCCTGGTTCGACATTGGCACGCACGAGGTCCAAATGTCGGCCTCCGTGTTCGTCGAGATGATCCAAAACGAGCTCGGCCGAAGCATCGGCTGCATAGAAGAGGCAGCATATCTCCGGAAGCTGATTACTGCCGAACGACTACTGGAGCTTTCGGCAGTGGGCGGCAACGACTATTGCCGTTACTTACGGCGCATCGCGCGATGCGCGACCCCCCAATCGCGCGACTCCTAG